One genomic window of Oncorhynchus kisutch isolate 150728-3 linkage group LG24, Okis_V2, whole genome shotgun sequence includes the following:
- the LOC109882988 gene encoding filamin-A-like isoform X2 — translation MSGSHLRQHQSAQPAFNALSPDKEADMPATEKDLAEDAPWKKIQQNTFTRWCNEHLKCVNKRIANLQTDLGDGLRLIGLLEVLSQKKMFRKYNQRPTFRQMQLENVSVALEFLDKENIKLVSIDSKAIVDGNLKLILGMVWTLILHYSISMPMWDEEEEGGDGQQKTPKQRLLGWIQNKLPEIPIHNFSRDWQSGRALGALVDSCAPGLCPDWDQWDQTKPVDNAREAMQQADDWLGIPQVITPEEIVDPNVDEHSVMTYLSQFPKSKLKPGAPLRPKLNPKKARAYGPGIEPVGNVVMKKAVFTVETISAGMGEVLVYVEDPAGHKEEAKVTANNDKNRTYSVFYIPKVTGMHKVTVLFAGLHINKSPYEVDVGMAQGDSSKATAQGPGLEPAGNIANKTTYFDVYTAGAGVGEVEVVIMDPAGKKDVVVCQIEDKGNSSYRCTYKPTLEGAHTIYVTFAGGQISKSPFTVNIGEACNPSLVRAKGRGLQPKGLRVKETADFRVFTKGAGTGELKVTIKGPKGLEEPCKRKDLGDGVFGFEYYPTTPGTYSITITWGGQHIPRSPLEVKIGLEAGPQKVRAWGPGLESGIVGKSADFVVEAVGENVGTLGFSVEGPSQAKIECDDKGDGSCDVRYWPMEAGEYAVHVLCNNEDIQHSPFMAEITAALNKDYYPDKVKAYGPGLQSSGLAVGKPTEFTVDAKLGGNAALNILAQDGEGTPVDVQVKDNGNGTYTCSYTPKKPLKHTVMASWGGVNIPDSPFRMTIGAGCHPNKVKVSGPGVAKTGLKAFEPTFFTVDCAEAGQGDISIGIKCSPGVVGPAEADIDFDIIRNDNDTFTVKYTPPGAGSYTIMVLFADQTIPMTPIRIKVDPSHDASKVKAEGPGLNRSGVELTKPTHFTVNTKAAGKAKLDAVFSGPAKGEAVKDFEIINNHDNTHTVKYTPIQQGPLGVAVTYGGDSIPKSPFSIPVAPSLDLSKIQVDGLGDKITVGKDQEVTVKSKGAGGQGKVGAKVTGPSGKPVTCKVEPGLKPETSQVKFIPREAGPYQVELTYDSAPIPGSPFKPTAYPPTDATKVKCSGPGLERAKVGETGEFVVDCTNAGPAELTIEIISDSGTEAEVHIQDNGDGTYTITYIPLYPGSYTLTIRYGGQDVPNFPARLTVEPAVDASGIRVFGPGVEGKGVFREATTDFTVDARALNQTGGNHIKTVIQNPSGSVTDAVITDRRDGTYNVEYTPYEEGPHSVKVAYDESPVPKSPFRVAVTEGCDPGRVRAHGPGLDSGITNKANKFTVETRGAGTGGLGLAVEGPSEAKMSCTDNKDGSCSVEYIPYEAGTYNLNITYGGQPIAGSPFQVPVSDTVDSSKVKCQGVGLGTNVRANIPQAFTVDASKAGVAPLQVRVQGPKGVVEPAELVDNGDQTHTVNYIPTREGPYSINVLYADQEIPRSPYKVKVLPTHDASKVRASGPGLNTTGVPASLPVEFTIDAKDAGEGLLAVQITDPEGKPKKASIRDNQDGTYLVSYVPDMTGRYTILIKYGGDEIPYSPYRIRALPTGDASKCTVTGAGVGPTIQIGEQTVITVDAKAAGKGKVTCSVCTPEGVELDVDVVENEDGTFDIFYTAPQPGDYCICVRFGGELIPNSPFLVTALEGAPSDQLLQQQQLPQYYSQQPWATDRPMGMNGLDVAGLRPFDLVIPFTIQKGEITGDVRMPSGKTAKPDITDNKDGTVTVKYAPTEAGLHEMDIKYDGIHIPGSPLQFYVDYVNSGNVSAYGPGLIHGTVNKPAMFTVNTKDAGEGGLSLAIEGPSKADISCVDNQDGTCSVSYLPVLPGDYSILVKYNDKHIPGSPFSAHITGDDSMRMSHLKVGSAADIPLDIGELDLSQLTASLTTPSGREEPCHLKMLRNGHVGISFVPKEIGEHLVNIKKNGRHIPSSPIAVMISQSEIGDASRVRVTGQGLSEAKTFEPAEFIIDTREAGYGGLSLSIEGPSKVDINTEDQEDGTCKVTYCPTEPGNYIINIKFADQHVPGSAFTVKVTGEGRMKESITRKKRAASVANVGSQCDLSLKIPEISIADMVAQVTSPSGQVQKADIMEGENNTYCIRFVPTETGVHTVCVKYAGVHVPGSPFQFTVGPLGEGGAHKVRAGGPGLERAEAGVPAEFSIWTREAGAGGLSIAVEGPSKAEITFEDRKDGSSGVSYMVQESGDYEVSIRFNEEHIPDSPFVVPVASPSDDARRLTVASLQESGLKVNHPASFAVSLNGAKGQIDAKVHSPSGALEGCCVTELDQDKYAVRFIPRENGLYLIDVKFNGSHIPGSPFKIRVGETGQAGDPGMVTAYGAGLEGGTTGTACEFVVNTSKAGPGALAVTIDGPSKVKMDCVECPEGYKVTYTPMAPGNYLISIRYGGPYHIVGSPFKAKITGSKLVSSHSNHETSSVMVDPVTRQVSSSHQGAPSQSDASCVTAKGLGLSKGFIGQKNNFSVDCSKAGRNMLLVGVDGPRVPCEEVLVKHLGNRVYNVSYQLKEKGEYILVVKWGEQHIPGSPYHITV, via the exons ACTCCAAGGCCATAGTGGATGGTAACCTGAAGCTGATCCTTGGCATGGTGTGGACGCTGATCCTCCACTACTCCATCTCCATGCCCATgtgggacgaggaggaggaggggggtgacgGCCAGCAGAAGACCCCGAAACAGAGACTTCTGGGATGGATCCAGAACAAGCTACCAGAGATCCCCATCCACAACTTCAGCAGAGACTGGCAGAGTGGCAGAGCACTGGGAGCACTGGTCGACAGCTGTGCTCCGG GCCTGTGCCCTGATTGGGACCAGTGGGACCAGACTAAACCAGTGGACAACGCCCGGGAGGCCATGCAACAGGCTGATGACTGGCTGGGTATCCCTCAG GTGATAACCCCAGAGGAGATCGTTGACCCTAATGTAGATGAACATTCTGTGATGACATACCTGTCCCAGTTCCCCAAGTCCAAACTGAAGCCTGGCGCACCCCTCCGCCCCAAACTGAACCCCAAGAAGGCCCGCGCATACGGACCAG GTATAGAGCCAGTAGGTAACGTTGTGATGAAGAAGGCGGTGTTCACAGTGGAGACCATCAGTGCTGGGATGGGAGAGGTGCTGGTGTATGTAGAGGACCCTGCCGGACACAAAGAGGAG GCCAAGGTGACAGCCAACAACGATAAGAATCGTACCTACTCAGTCTTCTACATTCCCAAAGTCACTGGGATGCACAAG GTGACGGTGCTGTTTGCGGGGCTACACATCAATAAGTCTCCTTATGAGGTGGATGTGGGGATGGCTCAGGGAGACAGCAGTAAAGCTACAGCCCAGGGACCTGGACTAGAACCTGCCGGGAACATCGCCAATAAGACCACATACTTTGATGTCTACACCGCAG GTGctggtgtgggagaggtggaggtggtgatCATGGACCCAGCGGGTAAGAAGGACGTGGTGGTGTGTCAGATAGAGGATAAGGGCAACAGTTCGTACCGCTGCACCTACAAACCCACCCTGGAGGGGGCCCACACCATCTACGTTACCTTCGCCGGAGGACAGATCAGCAAGAGCCCCTTCACTGTTAACATAGGAGAGG cTTGTAACCCCAGCCTGGTTCGGGCTAAGGGGCGTGGTCTGCAGCCCAAAGGCCTCAGGGTGAAGGAGACGGCTGACTTCAGAGTCTTCACTAAAGGAGCTGGGACTGGAGAACTCAAAGTCACCATCAAGGGCCCCA agggtctGGAGGAGCCCTGTAAGAGGAAGGATCTAGGAGACGGAGTGTTTGGGTTTGAGTACTACCCCACCACCCCcggaacatacagtataaccatcaCCTGGGGAGGACAACACATCCCCCGCAG CCCGTTGGAGGTGAAGATTGGTTTGGAGGCGGGTCCACAGAAGGTGCGAGCATGGGGGCCCGGCCTGGAGAGCGGCATTGTGGGTAAATCTGCCGACTTCGTGGTCGAAGCTGTTGGAGAGAATGTGGGAACACTGG GTTTCTCAGTGGAGGGTCCGTCCCAGGCGAAGATCGAGTGTGATGATAAGGGCGACGGGTCATGTGATGTGCGGTACTGGCCAATGGAAGCAGGAGAGTATGCGGTGCATGTGCTCTGTAACAACGAGGACATCCAGCACTCTCCCTTCATGGCTGAAATCACTGCTGCTCTAAACAAGGACTACTACCCTGATAAG GTGAAGGCGTATGGTCCAGGCCTACAGAGCAGTGGTCTTGCTGTGGGGAAACCCACTGAGTTCACCGTTGACGCCAAGCTGGGAGGGAATGCTGCCCTCAACATCCTGGCACAG gatggTGAGGGAACCCCAGTAGATGTCCAGGTGAAGGATAACGGTAATGGAACGTACACCTGCAGTTACACCCCCAAGAAACCCCTCAAACACACCGTCATGGCGTCCTGGGGCGGGGTCAACATACCGGACAGTCCCTTCAGG ATGACTATCGGAGCAGGCTGCCACCCTAACAAGGTGAAGGTGTCAGGTCCTGGTGTGGCTAAAACAGGGCTGAAGGCATTTGAACCAACATTCTTCACTGTGGACTGTGCTGAGGCAGGTCAAG GTGACATCAGTATCGGTATAAAGTGCTCTCCAGGCGTGGTGGGACCGGCGGAGGCAGACATCGACTTCGACATCATCAGGAACGACAACGACACGTTTACCGTTAAATACACCCCGCCAGGCGCTGGTAGTTACACTATCATGGTGCTGTTTGCTGACCAG ACCATCCCCATGACTCCCATCAGGATCAAAGTTGACCCGTCACACGACGCCAGCAAGGTCAAGGCTGAGGGACCTGGACTCAACCGCAGTG gtGTGGAGTTGACCAAGCCTACCCACTTCACAGTAAACACCAAGGCTGCAGGTAAAGCCAAGCTGGACGCTGTGTTCTCCGGCCCAGCTAAAGGAGAGGCTGTTAAGGACTTTGAGATCATTAACAACCATGACAACACTCACACGGTCAAGTACACCCCCATCCAGCAGGGGCCTCTGGGAGTGGCCGTCACCTACGGAGGAGATTCTATTCCCAAgagccccttctccatccctgtgGCTCCAAGCCTCGACCTCAGCAAGATACAAGTTGATGGACTGGGAGACA AGATAACAGTGGGTAAGGACCAGGAAGTGACCGTGAAGTCCAAGGGAGCAGGAGGTCAGGGGAAGGTGGGAGCTAAGGTTACAGGGCCCTCTGGGAAGCCTGTCACCTGCAAG GTGGAACCGGGGCTTAAACCAGAGACCAGTCAGGTGAAGTTTATCCCTCGAGAGGCGGGGCCATACCAGGTGGAGCTGACCTATGACAGCGCTCCCATCCCAGGATCCCCTTTCAAACCCACCGCCTATCCCCCAACTGATGCCACCAAG GTGAAGTGTTCTGGCCCAGGGTTGGAGCGTGCCAAggtgggagagactggggagttTGTGGTGGACTGTACCAACGCAGGTCCAGCTGAGCTGACCATAGAGATCATCAGTGACAGCGGGACAGAGGCAGAGGTCCACATCCAGGATAATGGAGACGGAACCTACACCATCACCTACATCCCCCTGTACCCCGGCTCCTACACCCTCACCATCCGCTACGGGGGGCAGGATGTACCCAACTTCCCCGCCCGCCTCACAGTGGAGCCGGCCGTCGACGCCAGTGGAATCCGCGTGTTCGGACCGGGAGTGGAGGGCAAAG GCGTGTTCCGCGAGGCGACCACAGACTTCACGGTAGACGCCAGAGCTCTGAACCAGACGGGAGGGAACCACATCAAGACAGTGATCCAGAACCCATCTGGCTCCGTTACCGACGCGGTCATCACCGACCGCCGTGATGGCACCTACAACGTAGAGTACACTCCCTACGAAGAGG GTCCCCACAGTGTAAAGGTGGCGTACGATGAGTCTCCAGTTCCCAAAAGTCCATTCCGCGTGGCAGTGACAGAGGGGTGTGACCCGGGGCGTGTACGTGCACATGGACCCGGCTTGGACAGTGGCATCACCAACAAAGCCAACAAGTTCACTGTGGAAACCCG tggtgcGGGTACAGGTGGTCTGGGTCTGGCTGTAGAGGGCCCATCCGAGGCTAAGATGTCCTGCACCGACAACAAAGATGGCAGCTGCAGCGTAGAGTACATTCCCTACGAGGCTGGAACGTATAATCTCAACATCACCTACGGAGGACAGCCCATCGCTG GCAGTCCATTCCAGGTTCCTGTCAGTGACACGGTGGACAGTTCTAAGGTGAAGTGCCAGGGGGTGGGGCTTGGAACCAACGTGCGtgccaacattccacaggcctTCACAGTGGACGCCTCTAAAGCAGGAGTCGCCCCTCTACAAGTCAGAGTACAGGGACCCAAAG gtgtAGTGGAGCCAGCAGAGTTAGTGGATAATGGAGACCAGACTCACACCGTGAACTACATCCCGACCAGAGAGGGACCTTACTCTATCAACGTACTGTATGCTGACCAAGAGATCCCacgcag TCCCTACAAGGTGAAAGTGTTGCCTACCCATGATGCCAGCAAGGTGCGCGCCAGCGGCCCCGGTCTCAACACCACCGGAGTGCCCGCCTCTCTGCCTGTCGAGTTCACCATCGACGCCAAGGATGCAGGAGAGGGGCTGCTCGCCGTGCAGATCACT GACCCCGAGGGGAAGCCTAAGAAGGCCAGTATCCGCGACAACCAGGACGGGACTTACCTGGTGTCTTATGTACCTGACATGACTGGTCGTTACACCATCCTGATAAAGTATGGAGGGGACGAGATCCCTTATTCCCCCTACCGCATCAGGGCTCTACCTACTGGAGACGCCAGCAAATGTACTGTCAcag GAGCCGGTGTGGGTCCAACCATCCAGATCGGAGAGCAGACTGTCATTACTGTAGATGCAAAGGCTGCTGGGAAAGGAAAG gTGACGTGCAGTGTGTGTACCCCAGAAGGGGTGGAGTTAGATGTAGACGTGGTGGAGAATGAGGATGGAACCTTTGATATCTTCTACACTGCCCCCCAGCCTGGAGATTACTGTATCTGCGTTCGCTTTGGAGGGGAACTCATCCCCAACAGCCCCTTCCTGGTCACG gcattGGAAGGAGCCCCTTCAGATCAGCTCCTCCAACAGCAAcaactaccacagtactacagtcAACAGCCCTGG GCAACAGACCGGCCAATGGGAATGAATGGTTTGGACGTGGCGGGACTCCGGCCGTTTGACCTGGTTATCCCCTTCACCATCCAAAAAGGAGAgatcacag GCGACGTGCGCATGCCGTCAGGTAAGACAGCCAAGCCAGACATCACAGACAATAAGGACGGGACAGTAACGGTTAAATACGCTCCGACTGAGGCCGGCCTCCACGAGATGGACATCAAATACGACGGGATACACATCCCTG GTAGTCCACTCCAGTTCTATGTGGACTATGTGAACAGTGGGAATGTCAGTGCGTACGGGCCGGGCCTGATCCACGGGACCGTCAACAAACCTGCCATGTTCACCGTCAACACCAAGGACGCAGGAGAGG gCGGTCTGTCTCTGGCCATCGAGGGTCCTTCTAAAGCTGACATCAGCTGTGTGGATAACCAGGATGGAACATGCTCTGTGTCCTACCTGCCTGTCCTACCTGGGGACTACAGCATCCTGGTCAAATACAATGACAAACACATCCCTGGCAGCCCCTTCTCAGCCCAcatcacag gtgATGACTCTATGAGGATGTCCCATCTGAAGGTGGGCTCTGCTGCTGACATCCCATTGGACATTGGCGAGCTGGACCTGAGTCAGCTGACAGCCTCCCTGACCACGCCCTCTGGCCGAGAGGAACCCTGCCACCTCAAGATGCTCCGCAACGGACACGTCG GCATCTCGTTTGTTCCCAAGGAGATCGGGGAGCACCTGGTGAACATCAAGAAGAACGGACGCCATATTCCCAGCAGCCCCATCGCCGTGATGATCAGCCAATCGGAGATTGGTGACGCCAGTCGGGTGCGAGTGACTGGCCAGGGCCTCAGTGAGGCCAAAACCTTTGAACCTGCTGAGTTCATCATCGACACACGCGAAGCAG GCTATGGGGGTCTGAGTCTGTCCATCGAAGGCCCCAGTAAGGTGGACATTAACACTGAGGACCAGGAGGATGGGACCTGTAAGGTCACCTACTGCCCTACTGAACCAGGAAACTACATAATCAACATCAAGTTCGCCGACCAACACGTACCAG GGAGTGCGTTCACGGTGAAGGTGACAGGAGAAGGGAGGATGAAGGAGAGCATCACCAGGAAGAAGAGGGCAGCGTCTGTTGCTAATGTGGGCAGCCAGTGTGACCTCAGCCTCAAGATCCCAG AGATCAGCATAGCAGACATGGTGGCCCAGGTGACCAGTCCGTCTGGCCAGGTCCAGAAGGCTGACATCatggagggagagaacaacaCCTACTGCATCCGCTTTGTTCCCACGGAGACTGGCGTGCACACAGTGTGTGTGAAGTATGCAGGCGTGCACGTACCCGGCAGCCCCTTCCAGTTCACAGTGGGGCCCCTGGGAGAAGGAGGAGCCCACAAGGTCCGCGCTGGGGGGCCCGGGCTGGAGAGGGCAGAGGCTGGAGTAccag CTGAGTTCAGTATCTGGACGCGGGAGGCAGGTGCAGGGGGTCTCAGCATTGCGGTGGAGGGGCCCAGTAAAGCAGAGATCACCTTCGAGGACCGCAAGGACGGATCCAGTGGAGTATCCTACATGGTCCAGGAGTCAG GAGACTATGAGGTGTCTATCCGTTTCAATGAGGAGCACATCCCTGACAGTCCCTTCGTGGTTCCCGTGGCGTCGCCCTCTGATGACGCCAGACGACTCACTGTTGCCAGTCTTCAG GAGTCCGGGTTGAAGGTCAATCACCCAGCATCCTTTGCTGTGAGCCTGAACGGAGCGAAGGGACAGATTGACGCTAAAGTCCACAGCCCCTCTGGAGCCCTGGAGGGCTGCTGTGTTACTGAGCTAGACCAAG ataAGTATGCTGTCCGATTCATTCCCAGAGAGAACGGTCTGTATCTGATCGATGTGAAGTTCAACGGCAGCCACATCCCTGGCAGTCCCTTCAAGATCAGGGTGGGGGAGACAGGACAGGCTGGAGACCCAGGCATGGTGACCGCATACGGAGCTGGGTTAGAGGGAGGAACCACTG GTACAGCCTGTGAGTTCGTGGTTAACACCAGTAAGGCGGGCCCTGGGGCCCTGGCCGTGACCATCGACGGCCCCTCCAAGGTGAAGATGGACTGTGTTGAGTGTCCGGAGGGTTACAAGGTGACCTACACCCCCATGGCTCCAGGAAACTACTTAATCTCCATCAGATACGGAGGACCTTACCACATCGTAGGATCCCCCTTCAAGGCCAAGATCACTG GCTCCAAGCTGGTCAGTAGCCATAGTAACCACGAGACGTCCAGTGTCATGGTCGACCCCGTGACTCGCCAGGTTAGCTCTTCCCACCAGGGAGCTCCCAGCCAATCGGACGCCAGCTGTGTGACAGCCAAGGGTCTCGGCCTATCAAAGGGCTTTATCGGCCAGAAGAACAACTTCAGCGTCGACTGCAGCAAAGCAG GTCGTAACATGCTGTTGGTGGGTGTGGACGGGCCCAGGGTTCCCTGTGAGGAGGTACTGGTGAAGCATCTTGGGAACCGTGTCTATAACGTCAGCTACCAGCTCAAGGAGAAGGGAGAGTACATCCTGGTAGTGAAGTGGGGAGAACAACACATCCCTGGCAGCCCCTACCACATCACTGTCTAG